Proteins encoded by one window of Glycine soja cultivar W05 chromosome 15, ASM419377v2, whole genome shotgun sequence:
- the LOC114386693 gene encoding transcription factor bHLH112-like isoform X1 yields MAEEFQAAICGESWWNIINPTRSVFPLMPSTCSVAAADAGNYSTWQSTTDFVDLKGTRSCAEETDINLVSSDTSLSFLDAEKPHQSGTGSILIDSTLQMMGFGMSSSTSPNWSQSLLGSSFDSVLQEETGIGGGGSSNDSQIQKDWSPKNFSSDGGSEQVSTVDAFKPMNQEFSLDQQSLNSVVTSTDGSLSGGNFPVVSASYGYPSTLIQSLYEHQPQPQNSLFTNPSMSYGTCSNELSPTWSKVSSFLKPSMPKQQLRGLHFSNNTTPFWNSSAEALNDIRAGVFASSQAQYQTPKFEEKPNCPHTLLKKLKREESPDAAKKNSPEPAAFKRQRIETPSPLPTFKVRKEKLGDRITALQQLVSPFGKTDTASVLHEAIEYIKFLHDQVSVLRTPYMKNNGAPIQHQQDCDNLKDSEGPKQDLRSRGLCLVPVSSTFPVANETIVDFWTPTFGGALIGK; encoded by the exons ATGGCTGAGGAGTTTCAAGCTGCTATTTGTGGTGAAAGTTGGTGGAATATTATTAATCCAACAAGAAGTGTGTTTCCTCTTATGCCATCAACTTGTTCTGTGGCAGCAGCTGATGCAGGAAACTACAGCACTTGGCAAAGTACTACTGATTTCGTGGATTTGAAGGGAACAAGGTCTTGTGCTGAGGAGACTGATATTAACTTGGTTTCTTCTGATACTTCTCTGAGTTTTCTTGATGCCGAGAAGCCACACCAGAGCGGAACTGGTAGCATCTTGATCGATTCCACCTTACAAATGATGGGTTTTGGCATGTCATCTTCAACTTCACCGAATTGGAGTCAATCTTTATT AGGGAGCAGTTTTGATTCTGTGCTTCAAGAAGAAACAGGCATAGGTGGTGGTGGTTCTTCCaatgattcacaaatccaaaaGGATTGGAGTCCAAAGAATTTCTCATCTGATGGTGGCAGCGAGCAAGTTTCCACCGTTGATGCTTTCAAGCCAATGAACCAAGAATTTTCCTTGGATCAGCAGAGTCTGAATTCTGTTGTTACAAGCACTGATGGATCATTATCTGGTGGTAATTTCCCAGTTGTTTCAGCCTCCTACGGTTACCCTTCAACATTGATACAAAGCTTATATGAGCATCAACCACAACCACAGAATTCACTTTTCACCAACCCCTCCATGTCCTATGGGACATGTTCCAATGAACTGTCACCAACTTGGTCCAAAGTCTCTTCCTTTCTCAAACCCTCAATGCCAAAGCAACAGCTCCGTGGATTGCACTTTTCCAACAACACTACTCCTTTCTGGAATTCTTCAGCCGAAGCGCTTAATGACATAAGAGCAGGTGTTTTTGCTTCATCACAGGCCCAATATCAAACTCCAAAATTTGAAGAGAAACCCAACTGCCCCCATACTCTATTAAAgaag CTCAAGAGAGAAGAATCACCAGACGCAGCGAAGAAAAATTCTCCTGAGCCTGCCGCATTCAAGAGGCAAAGAATTGAGACTCCATCTCCATTACCAACTTTTAAG GTTAGGAAAGAAAAGCTGGGGGACCGCATCACTGCTCTTCAGCAATTGGTTTCACCTTTCGGAAAg ACGGACACGGCATCCGTTCTTCACGAAGCCATCGAGTACATCAAGTTCCTTCATGACCAAGTCAGT GTATTGAGGACTCCATATATGAAAAACAATGGAGCTCCCATTCAACACCAGCAG GATTGTGATAATCTGAAGGACTCAGAAGGGCCAAAGCAAGATTTGAGAAGCCGAGGGCTGTGTTTGGTGCCGGTTTCAAGCACATTCCCGGTCGCTAATGAGACCATTGTTGACTTCTGGACGCCTACATTTGGAGGCGCACTCATTGGCAAGTAG
- the LOC114386693 gene encoding transcription factor bHLH112-like isoform X2, with translation MAEEFQAAICGESWWNIINPTRSVFPLMPSTCSVAAADAGNYSTWQSTTDFVDLKGTRSCAEETDINLVSSDTSLSFLDAEKPHQSGTGSILIDSTLQMMGFGMSSSTSPNWSQSLLGSSFDSVLQEETGIGGGGSSNDSQIQKDWSPKNFSSDGGSEQVSTVDAFKPMNQEFSLDQQSLNSVVTSTDGSLSGGNFPVVSASYGYPSTLIQSLYEHQPQPQNSLFTNPSMSYGTCSNELSPTWSKVSSFLKPSMPKQQLRGLHFSNNTTPFWNSSAEALNDIRAGVFASSQAQYQTPKFEEKPNCPHTLLKKLKREESPDAAKKNSPEPAAFKRQRIETPSPLPTFKVRKEKLGDRITALQQLVSPFGKTDTASVLHEAIEYIKFLHDQVLRTPYMKNNGAPIQHQQDCDNLKDSEGPKQDLRSRGLCLVPVSSTFPVANETIVDFWTPTFGGALIGK, from the exons ATGGCTGAGGAGTTTCAAGCTGCTATTTGTGGTGAAAGTTGGTGGAATATTATTAATCCAACAAGAAGTGTGTTTCCTCTTATGCCATCAACTTGTTCTGTGGCAGCAGCTGATGCAGGAAACTACAGCACTTGGCAAAGTACTACTGATTTCGTGGATTTGAAGGGAACAAGGTCTTGTGCTGAGGAGACTGATATTAACTTGGTTTCTTCTGATACTTCTCTGAGTTTTCTTGATGCCGAGAAGCCACACCAGAGCGGAACTGGTAGCATCTTGATCGATTCCACCTTACAAATGATGGGTTTTGGCATGTCATCTTCAACTTCACCGAATTGGAGTCAATCTTTATT AGGGAGCAGTTTTGATTCTGTGCTTCAAGAAGAAACAGGCATAGGTGGTGGTGGTTCTTCCaatgattcacaaatccaaaaGGATTGGAGTCCAAAGAATTTCTCATCTGATGGTGGCAGCGAGCAAGTTTCCACCGTTGATGCTTTCAAGCCAATGAACCAAGAATTTTCCTTGGATCAGCAGAGTCTGAATTCTGTTGTTACAAGCACTGATGGATCATTATCTGGTGGTAATTTCCCAGTTGTTTCAGCCTCCTACGGTTACCCTTCAACATTGATACAAAGCTTATATGAGCATCAACCACAACCACAGAATTCACTTTTCACCAACCCCTCCATGTCCTATGGGACATGTTCCAATGAACTGTCACCAACTTGGTCCAAAGTCTCTTCCTTTCTCAAACCCTCAATGCCAAAGCAACAGCTCCGTGGATTGCACTTTTCCAACAACACTACTCCTTTCTGGAATTCTTCAGCCGAAGCGCTTAATGACATAAGAGCAGGTGTTTTTGCTTCATCACAGGCCCAATATCAAACTCCAAAATTTGAAGAGAAACCCAACTGCCCCCATACTCTATTAAAgaag CTCAAGAGAGAAGAATCACCAGACGCAGCGAAGAAAAATTCTCCTGAGCCTGCCGCATTCAAGAGGCAAAGAATTGAGACTCCATCTCCATTACCAACTTTTAAG GTTAGGAAAGAAAAGCTGGGGGACCGCATCACTGCTCTTCAGCAATTGGTTTCACCTTTCGGAAAg ACGGACACGGCATCCGTTCTTCACGAAGCCATCGAGTACATCAAGTTCCTTCATGACCAA GTATTGAGGACTCCATATATGAAAAACAATGGAGCTCCCATTCAACACCAGCAG GATTGTGATAATCTGAAGGACTCAGAAGGGCCAAAGCAAGATTTGAGAAGCCGAGGGCTGTGTTTGGTGCCGGTTTCAAGCACATTCCCGGTCGCTAATGAGACCATTGTTGACTTCTGGACGCCTACATTTGGAGGCGCACTCATTGGCAAGTAG